The genomic stretch GTTGGCCTGATGGGCGCCCAACTCCACGAGCACGCCACCGTGCGGAGCAGCATGGGCGTGCCCACCGTGGCCATGGTCGTGACTGGAGCGGCCGCAGCCGGTCGAAAAGATCGCGAGGAGCGCACCCGCGAGAGTGATTGCGAAGGCGAGGGGCTGTTTCGAGTTCACTTCTCGACAGATGGGCGATTCGGCGCGCGCCGCCAGTCCGTTCGTCACCTGTCCGTCCGATTCGCGTGAGCGACGACTCGCATCTGCCTGCGGCACGAGCAGCCGACGGGATTTTGCGTTCGCCAACTCTCGCGTCACGCCGCAGGACGCTCGCGATGTCCGTTCCGGAAACGCACTCGCCTTCGGTCCCGCCTCGCCCCGACGTGACGATCGTCACCGGCTTTCTCGGCGCGGGGAAAACCACTTGGCTCTCCGACGTCTTGCGTCGTCCACACGGGCTTCGCGTGGCCGTGGTCGTCAACGACGTCGGCGCGATCAACATCGACGCCGCCCTCGTGCGGCGAGTCGAGTCCAGTGCCGCGGGCGGCCGTCGCGACGTGGTGGAACTGAGCAACGGCTGCATCTGCTGCAGCGTCCGCGACGAACTCGCGGGCACGATCGCGGAACTCGCCGCCGCCGAAGGCTACGACCACATCGTGATCGAGTGCTCCGGTGCCGCCGAGCCGCAACCGATCGTGCAGTTGTTCACCGAGCGCACCTTCTTCGGGCGCAGCATCGGCGAGTTCACCCGTCTGCACACCGTCCTCGCCGTGGTGGACACCCCCGAACTCCTCCGACTCGCACGCGGCGAGGCCCGCCGCGAGATTCACGCCGCGCCGGGCGGGGCGCGTCCTCTTTCGGAGCTGATGCTCGCCCAGATCGAAGGCGCAGACGTCGTCGCGCTGAACAAAGCCGATCTCGTCTCCGGCGCGGCAATGGACGAAGCGTCCGCGTTCGCGCGAGGGCTCAATCCTCGCGCCACCATCGCGCCTTGCACGCGTGGAGTTCTGCCGGACGGCTTCTGGCCGGGACCGCCGCGTTTTCCGAATCGCGACGGTTCCCCTGCCACATGGGTCCGCGTGCTCAACGCGGCCAAAGGCCACGCCGCGCCCGGCCTCCGGCTTCAGCCTGCGCCCATGCTCGTTCCCGGATCGCCCGAAGCGGGCGTGTATCCTGTTCGCCACTACGCGTTGCAGACGTTTCTCTTCGCCGAGCGCCGTCCTTTCGATCGCGACAAACTACTCGCCCTGCTCACCGCCGGCCTGCCGGGCGTCGTGCGCGCGAAGGGCTTCTGCTGGACACGGGAGAACCCGGACGAAATCGGTTTCGTCTCCATCGCCGGTGGGTCGGTGGAGATCTCGGCCGTCGGCGACTGGGCGGCCGCCTTGCTCGAACGTGGTGTGATGTCGCGCGACGAAATCCCACCGGGTATCCTCGCTCTCTGGCGCGAACCGCACGGAGACCGACGTCAGGAACTGGTCTTCATCGGGGTCGGTATCGACGAATCACGACTCCGCGCGGCCTTGGAAACTTGTCTCGTCTGAGCAGTTCGTTACGAGTTCTTCGCACAGACCGTTTGCCTGGCGACCGCCCAGCCTCTTTCTCATCCCCGTCATGCGCTCCTCCTTGAATCGCCGCGACTTTCTCCGCACCGGCCTCGCCGGATCCGTTCTTCTCGGTTCTTCGGTCACCGCGGCACGCGCCGCCGCGCCCGCCCGCGCGACGTCCCCTCGCGCCGGCCAAGCGCGCAACGTGATCTTCCTCGTCAGCGACGGCATGAGCATGGGCACACTCGCCATGGCCGAACGCCACCTCCGCATGCACGCGGGCCGAGGCTCGCACTGGATCGGACTTTACGACCGACCCGGCGTGCGTCGTGCCATCATGGATACGGCATCGGCCAGTTCCCTCGTCACCGACTCCGCCGCCGCCTCCACCGCATGGGGTAGCGGCCGGCGGGTGAACAACGGCTCCATCAACGTCGCCGCCGACGGGACGGTACTCACCCCAATCCTCCACCACGTCCGCGAAGCCGGCATCGGATGCGGCTTGGTCACGACGGCGACGATCACCCACGCCACACCCGCTGGATTCGCCGTCCGCGTGCCCGCGCGCGGCGAGGAGGGCGACATCGCAGCCCAGTACCTCGATCTCGGCGTCGACGTGTTGCTCGGCGGCGGCACCTCGTTCTTCGATGCCGCCACGCGCAAGGACGGCCGCGATCTCTTCGGAGACTTCGTCAAGGCCGGTTACCACGTTGCTCGCGACGCCGCCCGCCTCGCCGCCGTACCAAGTGAAGGCCGCCTGCTCGGCACGTTTTCCTCGGGCCAGATGCCCTACGCGCTCGACCGGGCATCCGACCCCCGACTGACGGAAAAAACGCCGACGCTCGCGAACATGGCACGCGTCGCCCTCGATCGCCTGGCCCGGCATCCTCACGGGTTTCTCCTCCAGATCGAAGGCGCGCGCATCGACCATGCCGCTCACGCCAACGACGTCGGCGGTCTGCTTTACGACCAGCTCGCGTTCGACGAAGCCCTCGGAGTCGCGCTCGAGTTCGCCGGCAACCGCGACGACACGCTCGTGATCGTCACCAGCGATCACGGCAACGCCAACCCCGGCCTGAACTCCACCGGCGGTCCAAACGGCAACACCGAGACCTGTTTCGCCCGACTCGCGCAATTCCGACACACGAACACGTGGATGCTCGAGGGCCTGAGCGCCGAGAGCCGCCACGGACAGATCCGCGAACGACTCGAGGGCGCCACCGGCATCCGATTCGCCAACGAGGAGATCGAGATCGTCGCCCGCGCCCTGCGCAACGAGCACCGCGAAGGCTATCGCGTGCGCAACGCACCTCTCGTGACGCTGGGTCAAGTGATGGCCAACCACACGTCCGTCGGCTGGACCGGCACGGCTCACACCACCGATTTCACCGAACTCGTCGCCTTCGGTCCGGGCAGCGAACGCATCCCACCCTTCGTCCGCAACGACGCCATGTTCGGAGTGATGGCAGCAGCGCTCGACCTGAAGAAGGCCTTGGCCTGAACACGCGCCGACCTCAACGGTCCGGATCCGTCGCGTCGATCACCCGGAAAACGAGTTCGTCGAGCATCGCCAAACTCAGTCCCCACAAGACGCGACCCGACCACTCGTAGCACGGCAGCATCCACTCGCTCCCCGCGATCTCGTGCCGCATGGTCGCGCGATTGGCTCGCTCGCGCAAGAACGCCAACGGCACCCACGTCGACTCCGCCACTTCCGAACTCGTTCGTGGCTCGATGGCCCCCCGCAGCTCGTAGACGAACGGCATGATCGTCATCGGCAACAGACCCTCGCGCGCACGCGCTTGGATCTCCGAAAGCCGCCCCACCAGTCGGCAAGACTCCTCCAAGCGCACCCCGATCTCCTCGTACGTCTCACGCAACGCCGTACGCTCCAGATCGCCGTCCTCCGGCTCTTCGCGCCCTCCAGGAAAACCCATGTGCCCCGACCACGGATCCCCGGGCCGCTCGGCACGCCGCACCATCAACACCTCCAACCCTCGAACAGCACCGTCCTCGTCGGCCCGCGTCGCGCGGACCACGATCGCGACGGCGGCGCGCTTCACCGCCCCCTCGAGGGCGAGGCGGGCGGGCGTGTGACCGCTCAGGCGCTGGGCGAGTTGTTCGAGCGAGATCGGCATCGCAACCGGGACTCAACAGCCCTCGCCTCGCAGCGCAAAGTCGTTTTTTTTCCCCTCGTCGTTCAACGGGTTGAACCACCTCGGCGCTCGCGCACCCTGACGAGTCTCGGTATCCCCTTCCGCCCCTTGCCTCCTTTCGAACACGCACCCGGTCCATGAATCCTTCGACCCGCCCCAATTCTCTTCACGCCGCCTGCGGCCTCCTGTTCCTGCTCGTCGCACACGTGGCCGCGTTCGCAGCCTCCGCCGCGCCCGACCGTTGGGAGGCCGACATCGCACGCTTCGAAGAAGCCGATGCCTTGCGGCCGCCCCCGAAGGACGCCGTGCTCTTCATCGGCAGCTCCAGTATCCGAATGTGGGATACACTCGCGGCCGATTTTCCCGATCACGCCGTGATCAACCGCGGCTTCGGCGGCTCGCAACTCGAAGACTCGATCGCATTCTTCGACCGGATCGTCGCACCGTACGCGCCGCGCAAGATCTTCCTCTACGCCGGTGCCAACGACATCAACGCAGGCAAGTCCCCACAACAGGTGTTCGAAGACTTCCGCACCTTCGTCCGCCTCGTCCACGCGAAGCTGCCGCGCACCGAGGTCGCATTCATCGCCATCGCCGGAAACCCCGCGCGATGGGATCAAATCGAACGCGTCCGTGAGACCAACGCACTCGTCGACGCATGGGCCGCACGCACCCCGCGGGTGGAATACGTCGACGTTCACTCCGCCATGCTCGGAGACGACGGAGAGCCCAAGCCCGACATCTTCATCGCCGACCGTCTGCACATGAATGCGGCCGGTTACGCCATCTGGCGCGAGGTCGTAGCCCGACACATGCCGCGAGGCTGACCGAACCTCCACGCGCCGCCGCCGAGCCGACGCGCCCCGTCCTCACTTCCGCGGCGGTGGGACGAGATCCACGAACGTCACCGCGTCGCGATCGCTGCTCAGTCGCCCGTCCTTCTCGACCAGTTCCACGACCTGGATCGAACTGCGACGCTGCTCGGTCGCGTTCTTGTCGTCCGGCGTGATCGTTCCCGCGCGCCCCGGGTGCGTGAAGTAGAACACGTAGGCACGATCACCACTCACGACCACGCCCGGATGACCGCCGTTCACGCCGTCGTCCGCACCTTCGCCCGGCACGTCGAGCAGATTGCCGTCTTGCGCCTCCCACGACTCCAAATCGTCCGAACGGTAGACGCCCAATCCGCGCCACAGGTCGACCAGCATCCAGTAACGCCCTTTCCATCGGAACACGTACGGCCCTTCGCCGGGCCGCTCGCCCACGCCGCTGGTTTTCGCCTTGTCGACCCACGTGTGCAGATCGGCGCTGTCGGCGTGGTAGATGGACTTCCCGTCGCGCTCGTTGTTGTACCACATCCGCCAACCGCCTCCAGGAAGTGGATACACACACGCGTCGATCACCCGGTCGGACACGAGATCGAGCGCCGATTCGTAGTTCCACTTGCGCAGATCGGTGCTGGTGAGATGCACGATGCGACGAGGGTGTTGCCAATTCTCGAATACGCCGGGTACCGCCGTGAGATACATGTGGTGCGTGCCGTCGGGACCCGTGATCACGTCCGGCGCCCAGTGTGTCGGCTCCGTACCACCGATCTCGGGCGGCAACTCGATCTCGGCCCTTCCGAGGTAGGTCCACGTCGCTCCGCGGTCGGCGGACTCGGCGATGCCGATGCTCGTGCCGTGCACCCACGCCACGCCGGACAAGCCTTCCACGTTGGCTCGTCGGTTGGTGTAGAACATCCACCAACGTTGGACGCCGGGATTCCAGATCACGACGGGATCGGCCGCGCCGTCGTAGATCGGATCGCGGAAGAGCGGCTTGTCGGCCGGTTTGCCCTGCGACGGCTTGGGTGCGACCGCCGAGAGCAACGGCACGACGACGAACGAGAGAGCGAGAAGGAGAAAGGTGCGTTTCATCTTGTGTCGGAAAACTGGATACGAATTGCGATTCACGGGGCGGACGGATCGAACCGCTCGACGCGCGAGAGCGTCACCGGTCCGACGAGCCCCGACGGACGAACCGGCCAGTGCGCGGCCGTGAACAAGCCGTCCGGCCCTCGGTTCTCCGGCAAGCGGGCAGGCATGTTGACGTTGTAGAACCGTTTCCAGTTCACCCCGCGACGATCGAGATCGGCGATACGGTTGGCGGCAAGGTTGGTCACCTCCACTTCGAGCACGTGCTCCCGCCCGCGCTGGAGGTGCGTCGCATCGATGGTGCAGACGTACGGCGCCGCGAACAGCGTGCCGACCTCCCGGCCGTCGAGACGCACGCGCGCGCTTTCCGCCACAGTGCCGAGATCGATTCGCAGGCCCTCCGTGTCCCTCCCGTTCCACACGAGAGTGGTTCGGTAGACGGCTGTACCGCCGAAGCGTTTCGCTTCGGCGCCGCCCACGTCGGTCCACGATGCCGCCGTCGCGACTTCGATCGGTTCGGGCAACACCGGCCCGCCTTCGACGAACGTGATTCCCCACCCGGAGGCGAGCGCCACTCCACCGTCCGCGACCGCGCGCCAAGGCAACGTCGGGGCCGCAACGGACACGAGCGGACTCGCTCGCACGAAGACCGAGGCGCCCGGCTGCAAGTGAAGGTAGATTTCGCGCGCCCTACCAGCACCCGTGCGGACGAGTCCGCGCTCGACTCGGCCGGTCATCGCGTCGAGCACGACCATGGCTTCCTCCGCATCGCGCAACGGCACCCAACCGTCGACCGCCGTCGCGCCGCTGTTGTGCAGGAAATAGAACGCGCCGTCGGCATCCTTCCGCCGTACGAAGCGCAGCCCTTGGTCCACCAGCTTCTCTCGCGCGAGACCTGCTCGACCGAGGATCGCCGCGACGTCCTCCCCCGCGAACACACGACCACGCCCCCACTCGAGAGTCGTGACTCCGTCCGCGATGGTACCGCTGCGCTGTAGTGCCTCGGTGAATACCTGCAACCGCGACAGGCGCTGCGCCGATCGGTGCAACCCGGGTACGTCGCCCGGCAACGCGCGGTGAAAGACGACCGTCGCGCCTCGCTGCGCGAGCGAGAAGAGGTGCTCGATGGTCTCGATCGGCATGGTCCGCACTTCTGGAACCACGACCGTCCGGTAGCGCGCGCCCGCAGCGGACGCGATTTCCGTCGCATCCCAACGGCACTCGCGCAGCAACGCGTCGGAGACGTGGTCGTATCCGTAACCCGCCGTATGCAGCGCTTCGGCCGCTCGACGCCACGGCCACATCCCGTCGCGCGGTCGACCGATGAAGTGATGCAGGCTCTCGCTTCCGCGCTCCGACCACGTGTCGTGGATCGGGTAGTAGAGGAGCACGTCCTCGTCGGGCTCACCATGTTGCAGCAGCGATTGAGCGCGGGCGACGTAGGCGTTGAGCGCCGGCGAATCGTGCCAGATCGGGTTGCTGGGATTCAGCTCGATCGAGGCGTAGAAGTGGATACCCGGCCAGGGTTCGTCGGCCGGAGAGTAGGCGGTGCCGTGCCAGCAGTTGTGGTTCACGCCGGCGAGGAAGAAGAGATCGGTCGCCGCCTTGACGGATCCGAGTGTTCCGAGGAAATGCTCGTCGATCCACGTCGCCGCTTCGGAAGAGACGAGACGTGTTCCCGTGAGATGCGCGGCCGAGGAGGCGAGCTTGATGCCGATCAAATCCGAGTTCTCCTGCTCCGGGATGTCGCTCGCGGCGTAGAGGTCGATGATGTTCGCCGGAGAGCCGTGCGCCTGATTGCGGATGGAGGTGCCGCGCTCCGCCGCCCACGCCCGCCACGGGCGCGTGAACTCGTCGAGCAAAAGGTCCGAGATGGTCTCGCGGTAGTCGCACCACACGCGCGTGGTCGTCTCGGTCGCGGGTTCGGCGAACAGCGCCGGGATCTGCTCCAGCAGATCGTAGCCGCGCCTCCGTTGAAACTCCTCCAGGAAGCGCGGCGTCCAGTCGGCGTTTCCCGCGGCGTCGTCGACTTCGTACGAGTCGTTGAAGAAGGCCCGGATGCCGGCGAATCCGACACCGCTCGCGCCGAACGCCTCGTCGAACTTCGCGAGGTGCGCACCCACGGCGTCCTCCGAAAAGTGGTCGATGACGTCGCCCTCGCCTCCGGGTCCGGCACGCTCGACGAGCTTTCCGTGCAAGCCCTCGAAGAGACCGTATAGCGTCCACGTGCCTCCCGCGGGGGCGGTCCAGTCCAGAGTCCCGTCCTTCGCGACTTGCGTCGTCAGATTCTGGATACGCCCGTCGTCTGCATGGGCGACGAGCGCGACGAGGGGGAGCATTTCGGGAAACCGCACTTGGTCGAGCGCGAGGTCTTGCAGATCCGCGTTGGCTGCCACCGGGGTGACGAGCTCCTCGATCTCGACGCGCCGAGGCCCCGCCACGCGCACGAGCGGCTCCTGGCGGAGTTCCACCTTCTCCTTCATACGCCCGCCTCCCGGCAGCGTCCACGTGCGATGTGCGAGATACTTGCAGGCGTGGGCACGCTCGATCCACGGACCGCCGAACGGCCAACCGTTGCCCGTCGCGAAATCGATGCCGAGATCCAGTCGCTCCGCCTCGCGCAGGACGAACGCGAGCCTCTCCATGAAGAGCGGCGAAAGATACTCGATGAAGCGGTCCTCCTGACCTCGCACACCGTAAATCGGAGTGATTTCCAAGCCACCGATTCCCGCAGCGGCGTAGCGCTCCATCTCGACGCGCAGCGCGTTTTCGTCGAGCACGTTGCCCAACCACCACCAGCGTGTCCAGGGCTTGGTCGTCCGCGTGATCTCGGGCCATGCGCCAGCGCTTTCCGTGATCTCGGTATTCCCCGACTCTCCTCGGAGATCGACGGCACCGACAGCCAGCGCGCACAGAGTGAGCCGAATCGCGGTAAGGGAGAGCATGGATCGACGAATTCCGGCGGAGGGTATGTAGAGCGCGCGGGGCGGAAGGAGCCGGGCGGAGTCGCACGGCCGGAAGCGTGAATACTGGCCGGAGTCGGACCGCCGACACAACCGGAACGGTAGGTTGAACGTAAACCCTCCTTCTCACGCAAACCGGGGTGCTTCACGCACGAACGTACGCACGCTTGTCAATCACGGCGGCGTGGCATGACATCCGCTCCCCTTGCGCTGAGCGATCCCGCCGCAGCGCTCGCTGCATTCCATTCGTCCTTCCGACTCATGATCCCTAGAACTACCACCCCGGCTCCGCGCCTGTGGATCTGGCTTCTGTGGCTCGGACTCTTCTACGCGGGTTGGTCGTGGATCGTCTTCGCAGGCGCACGGTGGAGCGACGTGGTCGCTCACTGGCCGATCGCGCTGGCCATGGCAGCCGGGAGCTACGTCGCGGGATCTACACCGATGGGCGGCGGGACCGTGGGTTTCCCGATCCTCGTATTGTTGTTCGAACAACCCGCGAGCCTCGGTCGCGACTTCAGCTTCGCGGTGCAATCGATCGGCATGACGAGCGCGAGCATCTTCATTTTCGCCCGCCGCCTTCCGCTGGCGACCGACATGTTGCGCGGTGCGATGCTCGGTACTCTCGTAGGCACACCGATCGGCATCGCATGGATCGCGCCGTTCGTCTCGGGCGTCTGGATCAAGTTGGCGTTTGCCGTGGTCTGGGCGAGTTTCGGCGTGCTCCACCTCTACCGGATCAACGAGATCGCGGGCGCTACCGGCTCCGGACGCTCCGATCGTCGCTGGGACTTCCGAGTCGGGCTCGTCGTTGGTCTGACCGCGGGCGCCACGGTCGCCTCGGTGACGGGTGTCGGCATCGACATGGTGCTTTACGCGACCTTGGTGCTGCTTTGCCGCACGGACCTGAAGGTGGCGATTCCCACTTCGGTCGTGATCATGGCGGCGACTTCGTTGATCGGGATCGCGTGGAAGAACCTGACGACCGGCCTGCAGCCCGGTGTGTTCGAGAACTGGCTGGCCGCGGCACCGATCGTCGCCTTGGGCGCGCCGTTGGGTGTGTTCGTGGTAAACTTGGTCGGGCGGAAGCCCACGCTCCTCTTCGTTGCCGTACTCTGCGTGGGGCAGTTCGTCTGGACGTGCTACGACGAACGCGCGTCTCTCGGCCTATCCGGGACGGCTGCCGCAGCCGGTGCGGTGCTCGTCGTGCTGCTCGGGTTCGAGCGCCTGCGGTCGCTCGGCATGGCGAGGTTTTCCCGGCGATCCGCCGTCGCGGGATCGCTCGACGCGCAGCCGACACCGATACCCGTGCAGCCCGGCACCTAGACTCGCACGACGGGTTTTTCGCCGTTGGTCGCCGTGGGCGGGAACGAAAGGTGCTGAGCGCCGGCATGTTCGTCCTCCGCACCGCCAACCTCCTGCTCGTCGCGCTGGCATCCGCGCCGCTTTTCGTCGCCGCCGCATCGCCGGATATCGGACCAAAAGACTTCTCTGGACAGAAGGGCTGGACCGCCATTGTCGCCGCCTATGCCCCCGAGATCCGCGCGATCGACGCCGCCCTCGAGGCCCACTCGGATGCCGCGATCGAACGAACAGTCGTGTTTCGCGGCGTCTCCTACCAACTCGGCCACTTTCGCGGCGAGCCGATCGTGGTTTTCACGACGGGAGTGAGCGTCACCAACGCCGCGATGACCACGCAGATGGCGCTCGATTACTTCCCGATCGAACGCCTCGTCATGATGGGCATCGCGGGCGGCATCAACCCCGTCTACCAACCCGGCGACATCACCGTCCCGGAGCGTTGGTACTTCCACGACGAGTCCGTCTACGTGAATCCTGACCCGAACAAACCGGGTGCCTACGTCCTGCCCGATTATTTCGATGCCACCATGCGACGCCGGGCCGATCGGGACGCGTCCGATCCGTTCGCCCCGGCGTATTCGA from Opitutales bacterium ASA1 encodes the following:
- a CDS encoding alkaline phosphatase, whose translation is MRSSLNRRDFLRTGLAGSVLLGSSVTAARAAAPARATSPRAGQARNVIFLVSDGMSMGTLAMAERHLRMHAGRGSHWIGLYDRPGVRRAIMDTASASSLVTDSAAASTAWGSGRRVNNGSINVAADGTVLTPILHHVREAGIGCGLVTTATITHATPAGFAVRVPARGEEGDIAAQYLDLGVDVLLGGGTSFFDAATRKDGRDLFGDFVKAGYHVARDAARLAAVPSEGRLLGTFSSGQMPYALDRASDPRLTEKTPTLANMARVALDRLARHPHGFLLQIEGARIDHAAHANDVGGLLYDQLAFDEALGVALEFAGNRDDTLVIVTSDHGNANPGLNSTGGPNGNTETCFARLAQFRHTNTWMLEGLSAESRHGQIRERLEGATGIRFANEEIEIVARALRNEHREGYRVRNAPLVTLGQVMANHTSVGWTGTAHTTDFTELVAFGPGSERIPPFVRNDAMFGVMAAALDLKKALA
- a CDS encoding glycosyl hydrolase; this encodes MLSLTAIRLTLCALAVGAVDLRGESGNTEITESAGAWPEITRTTKPWTRWWWLGNVLDENALRVEMERYAAAGIGGLEITPIYGVRGQEDRFIEYLSPLFMERLAFVLREAERLDLGIDFATGNGWPFGGPWIERAHACKYLAHRTWTLPGGGRMKEKVELRQEPLVRVAGPRRVEIEELVTPVAANADLQDLALDQVRFPEMLPLVALVAHADDGRIQNLTTQVAKDGTLDWTAPAGGTWTLYGLFEGLHGKLVERAGPGGEGDVIDHFSEDAVGAHLAKFDEAFGASGVGFAGIRAFFNDSYEVDDAAGNADWTPRFLEEFQRRRGYDLLEQIPALFAEPATETTTRVWCDYRETISDLLLDEFTRPWRAWAAERGTSIRNQAHGSPANIIDLYAASDIPEQENSDLIGIKLASSAAHLTGTRLVSSEAATWIDEHFLGTLGSVKAATDLFFLAGVNHNCWHGTAYSPADEPWPGIHFYASIELNPSNPIWHDSPALNAYVARAQSLLQHGEPDEDVLLYYPIHDTWSERGSESLHHFIGRPRDGMWPWRRAAEALHTAGYGYDHVSDALLRECRWDATEIASAAGARYRTVVVPEVRTMPIETIEHLFSLAQRGATVVFHRALPGDVPGLHRSAQRLSRLQVFTEALQRSGTIADGVTTLEWGRGRVFAGEDVAAILGRAGLAREKLVDQGLRFVRRKDADGAFYFLHNSGATAVDGWVPLRDAEEAMVVLDAMTGRVERGLVRTGAGRAREIYLHLQPGASVFVRASPLVSVAAPTLPWRAVADGGVALASGWGITFVEGGPVLPEPIEVATAASWTDVGGAEAKRFGGTAVYRTTLVWNGRDTEGLRIDLGTVAESARVRLDGREVGTLFAAPYVCTIDATHLQRGREHVLEVEVTNLAANRIADLDRRGVNWKRFYNVNMPARLPENRGPDGLFTAAHWPVRPSGLVGPVTLSRVERFDPSAP
- a CDS encoding CoA pyrophosphatase; the encoded protein is MPISLEQLAQRLSGHTPARLALEGAVKRAAVAIVVRATRADEDGAVRGLEVLMVRRAERPGDPWSGHMGFPGGREEPEDGDLERTALRETYEEIGVRLEESCRLVGRLSEIQARAREGLLPMTIMPFVYELRGAIEPRTSSEVAESTWVPLAFLRERANRATMRHEIAGSEWMLPCYEWSGRVLWGLSLAMLDELVFRVIDATDPDR
- a CDS encoding SGNH/GDSL hydrolase family protein; translated protein: MNPSTRPNSLHAACGLLFLLVAHVAAFAASAAPDRWEADIARFEEADALRPPPKDAVLFIGSSSIRMWDTLAADFPDHAVINRGFGGSQLEDSIAFFDRIVAPYAPRKIFLYAGANDINAGKSPQQVFEDFRTFVRLVHAKLPRTEVAFIAIAGNPARWDQIERVRETNALVDAWAARTPRVEYVDVHSAMLGDDGEPKPDIFIADRLHMNAAGYAIWREVVARHMPRG
- a CDS encoding GTP-binding protein, whose product is MSVPETHSPSVPPRPDVTIVTGFLGAGKTTWLSDVLRRPHGLRVAVVVNDVGAINIDAALVRRVESSAAGGRRDVVELSNGCICCSVRDELAGTIAELAAAEGYDHIVIECSGAAEPQPIVQLFTERTFFGRSIGEFTRLHTVLAVVDTPELLRLARGEARREIHAAPGGARPLSELMLAQIEGADVVALNKADLVSGAAMDEASAFARGLNPRATIAPCTRGVLPDGFWPGPPRFPNRDGSPATWVRVLNAAKGHAAPGLRLQPAPMLVPGSPEAGVYPVRHYALQTFLFAERRPFDRDKLLALLTAGLPGVVRAKGFCWTRENPDEIGFVSIAGGSVEISAVGDWAAALLERGVMSRDEIPPGILALWREPHGDRRQELVFIGVGIDESRLRAALETCLV
- a CDS encoding 5'-methylthioadenosine/S-adenosylhomocysteine nucleosidase yields the protein MLSAGMFVLRTANLLLVALASAPLFVAAASPDIGPKDFSGQKGWTAIVAAYAPEIRAIDAALEAHSDAAIERTVVFRGVSYQLGHFRGEPIVVFTTGVSVTNAAMTTQMALDYFPIERLVMMGIAGGINPVYQPGDITVPERWYFHDESVYVNPDPNKPGAYVLPDYFDATMRRRADRDASDPFAPAYSNFGFIHPDEVSVIRDGWERPRDVPYFTASPSLVAKARAAVEKTGPILMPSGHPIRVSVGGNGVTGSVFLDNAEYREWLRKVYSAEVTEMESAAVGQVCFVNDVDWIVIRSVSDLAGGQEGKNQENVFDAIASGTGAKLLLGLLEEIAANPPESAEGP
- a CDS encoding family 43 glycosylhydrolase — encoded protein: MKRTFLLLALSFVVVPLLSAVAPKPSQGKPADKPLFRDPIYDGAADPVVIWNPGVQRWWMFYTNRRANVEGLSGVAWVHGTSIGIAESADRGATWTYLGRAEIELPPEIGGTEPTHWAPDVITGPDGTHHMYLTAVPGVFENWQHPRRIVHLTSTDLRKWNYESALDLVSDRVIDACVYPLPGGGWRMWYNNERDGKSIYHADSADLHTWVDKAKTSGVGERPGEGPYVFRWKGRYWMLVDLWRGLGVYRSDDLESWEAQDGNLLDVPGEGADDGVNGGHPGVVVSGDRAYVFYFTHPGRAGTITPDDKNATEQRRSSIQVVELVEKDGRLSSDRDAVTFVDLVPPPRK